The nucleotide sequence CAGGCTGAGATATCCTTTGTATGATTTAACTTCCATTTTTCGATTAAATACAAAGCTTATAAGCGGTTACTGCGTTTAGATAATGAGAAATATTTGTATTTGTTAATAATTAACAATGTAACACAAAATGACTGTTGAAACTGGAAGAACGACACGGGTTATCGGCTGGTATCATTCACATCCGCATATTACGGTCCTTCCTTCTCATGTTGGTAAGTGTCTGTAAACTGCTACTGGTTGCGTTATACTTTACTGTTGATTTATCAAGTCTGTCTTTCGAAAAAGGGACTTTAAGATAATCTGCACAGTCTTAttgcattaataatattagtagatcAATGGTATTTATATGTTTGTAATGTACAGTAGTAAACTTGACTACTTGAGACCTCATAGAGCATGAAGCTCAAATGAGATGGTGTAGAAAGCGTAACATGCCAAACTGTTTATGTTGatgcatttttttttatataatctataAATGTTTATCATTGTGTTTAAGTGGCTACGCTTCTGCAGATGTGCGGACTCAGGCCATGTATCAACTTCTAGATGCTGGATTTATAGGGTTGATTTTTTCTTGTTTCAATGAAGATCAATACAAGGTATGAAATATAGCTACAACTTTGTTGAAATTACTGTTTGACCCGTTACTTCAACTAAATTTCATATGCGACTCTAAAATGAAAAcaaatttgtgtgtgtgtgtgtctcttGTATTTTAATATATTCAATGTTTTGAATAGTAAAAATGCCATTTTCAACTCATTTACTTATGAATGGGTCGGTTCAAGGTTATATGTTATTGTAATGGATCAAAAGAGTAAAAATTAGAACAATTTGCCAACAAAATGGGTCATCAATGAAATATGTAAATTTTCTTGTATTACATTCAACAGTATTTGGTCAATCAAACTTGAAGTTTTTTGGACAAAAGGTGCTTTGACATGTACTGAACAATCACCCGTTTTGAGTGTCACTAACTGGCCATTTTGCCACCTCTAATTAGTTATTTATTAGCTAAAAAGAAGCCAACTTGCTGACGTGTCTAACATGATTCTAATGCAATCAGGTTGGAAGAGTACAAGTTACTGCATTCCAGTCCTTAGATGGAAAGCAAAACAATGTCTTAAGACCTGTCCCTGTATCCCCCATAAATAAAGGTTCGATTATAGACTTGGAATCTTCATTAAGTACCGAGAATTCACTCTCTAGTTCTGGTTCAGCACGGGTAGAATCTTTAGAGCATGATACCGGTGACTCCAAAGCTGTTGCACGAGCATCCAAGGTATGCTTTGTAGCCTTAATTATGAATATGGTTCATACAACATATTAAATCTTGGTAGCTTTGCATTAGATACGTCAACTATTGGTTATGACAACTTTGTATTTTGTAAAAAGAAATTATAACTTGGATTGATCGAGTCTAGTTAATTATGCTTTGTGTTTGTTAGTCTTTATTGAAAGTCACTCTAGTCCATCAACGAAATTGGAGATATTTAGCTGCTCTAGAAACTTCTTTTGATACTGTTCTTAAAATACTGCTGAATAGTTTTCTTAACGTCCTGATACAAACCTACCCTATATGAACCAACATTATTGGTTCTTATAGGTACTTTGCTATCTGTTACATTATGCCCTTAACTTTACTCATATTGCTGTATATGAATCGTCAGGGTGGACCCAAAGCATCCGCCTTGAAAGGTTTCTTTGCAAATGCCGATAGAGGGGGGAAGTACCCTACCGAAAACATAGAAAGTTCAGTAGTCGATATTGACCCCATGGATATGTCTGAAAGTATGCAAGAGGCAATGCATCGTTCCACTATGGAAATGAGGTAAGCATATGTGTGTCCGTTCCTCAAAATATTTGTTTGGATTCATTTAACTTATGTTCTTTTCATCTACTAGTTTACGACCCTTGATCTACCATTGGCATTTGGCTTCTGTTATGTTAATGTCTATCAAATAGAAGAATTCATAGGTTTTGACCTTTCAACTTGTCAattatttgtttattaatatatcTATTCTAATCCCAGTTAGTTGTTGGCTAaacaattataataaattataCAAATAGCATCAACAGAAGTGGAAAATTTGTTCTAGTGATATTTCGGTTGATGCGGGTTATGTTTTATCTCTAACGAGTCAAACGACTAATATAAAGAAAGACGTAACATGAAATGGGTTTTAATTGCCCAAACCCAAAGTGTGTTTCTTATGCATAAAAACCCATATACTATTTACTATAtcgatttaaatatcattttattactgaagttttgaaaattagacaaagtGTTTAGACCTGAAATGTTTTAACCCTTACAAAAGTTAGAAGACTTTATCCATTAAGCGACCCACCCAATGTGTCACCTCTACCTGTGTTTGCATTTCATATGTATAATATGTATAACACAAATATTGATCTTATTTCTGGCAGCGGTGCAGAATATATCAGGAAAGAAGTTCCTCTTCATGTTTTGCCAACCTTGTCTCTTCTCAACCTGGACTCACCGCTGACATCATTCACTGACTTACAATCTGTGTTGTATGAGGAGGAACGTACAGCATACCATCAAGCAATGTTACAAAATATGAGGTGCATATGATACTACTACATTTCATCATATATAGATTCTGAGGTGGTAGTTATAACCCATTCACTTATGAGGCGATCAATTCAGATCATGTTTCATTTTAATGGGTCATAGGGGTAAAATAAATGAAGAAAGCGTTAAAAAGAAATGCGGCAAAGACCTAAAAAAGTTTATTCGAAAAGTTTGATCAACTTTGAAATGATAGTTTCTATCATTTATTGACACCCTAAttaattgcatatatatatatatatatttcttataaAGAACAAGGATTATTTTAAAGAATTCGTTAGGGGTCAACCTCTTGATATATTTGCTTATTCTTCTAGACCTCTTCTATGTAACTTTGACTGTTTGGTGTAGGGACGGGAAAGTTCATCCGCTTTCTTTCATTCATCATTCTTCAACTTATCAAGCTTCTATCTGCAAACTAATGGAATATTGGTTAGAAGCTACAGCCCGTACTATATGCAtataaaagtattaaatttgtattttcTCATCTTGCTAATTAAAAATTACTATGTGCAGCTTAAGCCCTGCCATAAATGCTCTTCAGGACCGTATATCAGAAAATGAGATCCGGGTATGAATTGTGTAGATTAGCATGCCATAATGTAGTTGTTAATGAGGTGGCAAATTCACTTCGTTTACATTGTGTTTTTCTGCAAACTAGTCGAACGTTTAACGTTTTAAACGGGTTAGAAGTTTTCTTTAGTGTATTCTAATGCATAAAACTTTCTAAACTGATTAATTCAAAGATACTATTTAATAATCATAAATAATGCATTAATAGTTTACAAAAAAAGATATTAGTATTGGACACATCAACCTTACCCAATTCCAATCTGACTCGGTACCAAAGCTGTCTGGCCCATGATCCATATTTCCACCTCTGGTTTTTATTTCCATCAATCATATTTAATAATGCCATAAGTGAACAATACATATCACCGGAAGCTTTAAGTGCCATATTAGGACTTGCATCGAATTACTGATTTACCTATTATACACTTGTTGTGAATTAGCTGCTTTTGCTTGCAAATGAAGCCAAAATTCTGGAAACAGAAAGCACAAGAGGCGTTGAGTCAAGTTCTCCACGAAATGTATCAGTTCACGGACACAGAGGATCTCCCAAAGATCTATACAGTCCCTTTGAATCTAGCAAAATGAGATCCATTTCTGGTTCTAGTAGTCGTAGTAGAAAAGGTTCTTAGTCGTTTTGGGCTATGTGATCCTTTTTTTGTTTACTTGCTGCAACATTTGGTTCATCACTGGTTTTGAAATTGGAATTGTATGATATCAGAATCATGTTCCATTAGATAGTGAGTGGATTGTAAATGCAGATCAAGTTATGTATAATTTTTCTTGATTATGGGTTAATTATTGAATTCATATAATGAGAAAACAGCTTGAAATGAATGTGTTATCAACAGGGGATAATTATGTAAACATTTTTCTTGATTAAGGGTTAATACTATGTAGAAAAGATTACCTgtcattattaattttaattacaaATAATTTTAATTATGTGACCCTACCTAATCTGATAATCTTGTAGCAGAATTACCAAAACCATAATATTAATCAGTTACATTACATATTTTACATCAGTTGAATAAATGAAACACTTGATGAACAAATTAAACATCTTTACAATTCCTTAATTCTACCAGGAAGATCAAAACATCCCGATGCGACACACAATCAGATGAAACGGAGTAACGCAATGCAATCCGCGTAACAAGTTATCAAAATCAGTATCTAGACTTTTGAGGCTGTGCATTTGGAAGAGGAGCATGAAGATTGTGGCTCTCAGGGTTATTACCAAGAGTGTTTCTAACAGCTGTAGCTGCACCTTGGGCTAGGTTCGCTGCACCAATTGCAGCACCTTGGGCTAACCCCATTGCACCTCTAGCCGCTCCAGTAGATATGCCGGTTGCACCATATGCCATTGTTTTCACTGAGTCACTTGTCTGCATTTACAATTAAAGTTATTAATTATGGATGTGTATGTATATTAGCAAGTTTTAGAACTATGTAACTATGTTGATGGAGCTTGAAAAATATTTAAGGTGATTAGTATGTGTACCTGATTTATAAGTCTAGAATTTTCTGTTTGTTCAGACTCGAAATCTTCTCTTCGCAACTGTAAGTAAAAGATAGTTTAATAAGCGAACGATTGATGGCGTACATTAGCGGGTGAAACGAGCCAAATGAATCGAACAGTTGTCCAAAAGACATAAATTATTCACACACGATAATTCAAAATATTACAATGTAAACATTTTTATCATTATCCACTCACTAAATTGATAGATCCACACGAAATACCTAATATACCCTTAAATGATGAGTTGCACAATTTTTATGTTTGAATTTATATAGGGTATTACTGAAAAATAGTATGAAACAAATGTGGATctattaaaagtgaaattggaaatATCAGTACCCTTTTATTTATGAGGTTTggtcaaattatttattatttgtaaTTGTACATCCATAGCCTCTCTCTAATGTACAAGCAATGTGTGTTTGTTTAGCTCTTAATTAAATTGTAGCGTTACCAACATAGCAGTGACTGGTTGGCATCCTTGGTTTCACTTAGGTGGGGCCAGGGCAAGGGGGAGAGTGGACTCAAGTTCGAGTCCCACTCTTTAAAAATACCCGTGGTAGGTTTACTTACCATAAGTCGGGTTGCCcctgggaaggttttaccgacctattcaggacccagatccgacccgcctgcccctcgggatggtttaaggttcggatccctgtaatatggttcgggtttcctgcccgaacgcgtgtgtatgtgcaaatgatgagtgtcgttgaaataaatgatacgctgatgcaagcttgccgttcaaaaacaaaaattaaattgtAGCGTTGAATTATTCAGCATTCAGCGAGTTTGTTTCTGACATATGATGTTGAATGGTTTAGCTTTCACTCATTCAGTTTTAAACTATTCAAAGTTGAAACACTTCCTTAACTATTAAGCACctaatttttttataatttaatCCCCAAATTATATCCAGAACATTTAACAAACAAGTGTATTGATGTTTATATTCATGTAACATGTTAATAAGCTAATTTTACCcaattcatactttgaatcattcaTATTATGAATCATTCAGCGCTAAATTATTCAATTTTAATATTTTATCAAACACAATCTGAATTTATCAAAAGATACGATAATCCATAATCATAATTCGTATTCATAATttcattaatgataatcataatatcataatattattcCCCAATATATATAACAAATACTAACGTTTAACATTTTGATTTCTCCGAAACCAATTCAACCCTTTTCTAGATTAAAAATCATATGCTGGCAAATAAGGATGTCATTTAAATTACCTGACCCTGTGATTGATCATCTTCGGCATCATAGCTTAGTAATCGTTGACTTTGGCTAGCCATATAGATTTGCTTTTGGTTTCGATTACAATTATAAGTAATAATCAATATGTTGTTTCTATATATTTTGTTAAGATTAATGGCTGGTTATAAGGTTGTTAAAGAAGGATGGCCACAACTTATAAATATGGTCACTCATGACATTTAATATATTGGTTGGATCGTATAATCTTGCATTGTAGGATTAAAAGACGTGGGTGTGAAGAATTGTGTATTCTGTAATACGGACTATGTGATTGTTTACATTTATTCTTGGCTTTTTCGTAAGTGTACGTACATGAATTTCACTAATTTACATTCTAAGATCCTAAAATAAATTTACCTCTATACTAAATCACGTAAAACATCGGCTACAGTATAACAGTAACATACAGTATAACAGTAACCTTCATCTCTGTACTAAATGGCACTCGCCCATCTCCCTTCTTCCCCAATCCTCTGGTACCTTCTTCCctacctaattttttttttttttttttttttaacaacaatTGCTGCTTTTAATCCTTCTCCGTAACATTCTGGGGGCTTCTTCTACAAACTGCACTTTCTTCACCCAACCCTCTCATCGTCTCTCTACCTCTCCAATCATGAACGCCGTTGTTGCCAGTTGCCGGCAATCGGCGGCACGACTTTGGTGATGGTGGAAGAAGCGACCGAAGATAGATGCTTCTACTCCATTTCCTCTGTTTCATTTTTTTGGGTTTTATGAAATCAAACAAAATCAGATAAAACAGCAGAACTAAGATTGAGTTTCAAGGACACCAAAAAAAGATGGAACGCCGTgatatttttagcaaccaccgccACCAGTTACGACGTCGCCACCCCAAAAATCGTCACCGTCATCTTCCTCTCTGAAGGTTGTCCGTGAGGTATTTAAGTGATTTGTTTTAAATTTTTAGTTGATTGTTTAATTAATTAAGAATTAGGTATTGAAACTAACTAGTTGcagtgcccgtgcgttgcacgaacaATTGTATGGGTTGCGGTTAATGTGGTTGGTCGTATAAGAATCGGGTAAAGCGGCTAATTCCTTGGGTAATTGGTTTAACAACTATTAAATTGAGTTAGTAAGAAGTTAGAGATATATGAAACACACATGAGGTTTAATGTATTTATCAACAACCATAGAaatgactttaaaaaaaaaaactatagtcTCATAGGGGGTTTTTTGTTGCATGAAAATAATGCGTGTATTATAAAGGAGGAGAATGGGAATGGTGAACATAGTTAGTCTGCTGTTGATGTGCCTTTGACTTGAGAAGGAGGTGATGTGTAGGAACAAATCCGATGCCTTTGCTGGTATAATATATCTATGGTAATGAAGCAAAGCAAATCAATCAATGTCATTATGTGCAATAGTAATATAGCGAATGAGTATATGAAagtaaaatactaataaaataccTTGCGAAGGTTGGTGTGGCGGTGGCAACATGTGTGTAATCTGCGTTGTAGAATAATAACATCAAATCAATGTGTTGGAGATGAAATAATTAAGAAATTGAAATTAGTAGCAAGCATACCTCTATGAATCATGTTTCAAGTTGAAGAAAGTTTCCCTGTACACAACATTTCGTGTGTGACCCTTTAAACGTTCGTCGCTATCATTTATCATGACTATTTTTAAACCAGATGGATCGGTTACCCGTGATAGGGCAACGTATAGTTGACCGTGGCTAAAAACTGGTTTCGGGAGGTATAGACCGACATATTTTAAAGATTGTCCCTAGCTTTTGTTTATTGTCATTGCATAACAGGGCTTCACTGGGAATTGGATCCGTTGCATAACAAAGGGCCATTTTGTTTGTGCTGACGTTAGAACAATCCGTGGAATGATGACGGATTTCCCTATATGTGAGCCTGTTATAATCCGGGCTTGAAGAACAAACTTTTGGAAATCTGTTAGGATGAGACGTGTTCCGTTACACAGCCCTGCGCTTGGGCATAGATTTCGTAACAACATAACTGGTTGGCCTAATTTTAGCTTTAGTTTGTGAGGAGGAACACCTGGGAAGTTTAATGTATTTAAGTATTCCACGGGATATGTTTGTTGTTGTTCCATGTTGTCGGTTGATCCCTTGCAAATCTCATCAGAGCTTTTGTATGTCATTGTTGCCCCCTGCAATTTTTTGAACATATGTTTATTAATCTCATCTGCGTCGTCATTTCTTGGTGTCAAAATAGCCCTCTCTCGTAAATAATCTTCATCTTCTTGTCGCACGGGAAAATCTGGAAATATTGTGTCGACGATCGTTTCAATCGGGGGTTTTTTGGAGGATACAATGAATTCTTCGGGAATTTTTATCCATGTTGGCTCGTCCTCCCCTTCTTTAGCAATTGCAGGAACCTTACCTTCCCCTATATCTAGTACCCATTTATTGAAGTTTTGTTTTCGTGTATCTAGATGTCCATCTGGAGTGTATTCGTTTACCCGTATAATGCGGGATAGTGTGTGCAGGTGACAATGTTGCCATAAGTCGGACCTGTTAATGCATGCATGAACTATTTCTTGTCTTTTGCCCTTTGGTATGACTGGAAGTATTTGTCTAAAGTCGCCCCCTAGTAAGACAGGCATGCCTCCGAAAATCTTTGATCTGTTTCTGTCATCCTTGGCCCCTAAAATGTCTCGCAAAGTTTTATCTAGGGCCTCGAAAGCGAACCTTTGTGTCATTGGTGCCTCATCCCAAATTATTAAACGGACCTCTTGAATAAGTGATGCCAAGTGCGTTTGTTGTTTTATTCCGCATGTGCTGTTTTCCATTAATTCGAGGGGGATGACAAATCGGCTGTGTGCTGTCCGGCCTCCGGGTAAAAGCAATGATGCGATACCTGCAGTTTAGGTTTGTTAGTGTTTTTAGGGGTGTCTTATAAGAAATAATTTTTGGTGCAGTATGTAATAAGGTAATGGGAATATGGGTTGCCAATCATGTGTCGGTAAAGGTTAACATACCTGAAGATGCAACTGCGAGCACAATCAGCCTTTCTGACCTTAATTTTGCGAGGACAGCATTGTATAAGAATGTTTTCCCGGTGCCGCCGGGACCATATAAAAAAAATAGACCACCTTGTTGTTTATGCACCGCATTAACGACCTGGAGATATATTTCTAGTTGCTCTGGGTTGAGTGAGCTGAAAAGGGTGTTATGCAAGGTAAtcatttcttttatattgtagTTTAATTCCTCCCGTATTAGACGATTGTCCATCTGGGTTAGCATTGATTGGTCCGGCTGCGGAAGCTCGGGGAAGTCAGCTAAAGATTTgccatttttatttaaaatgccTTGTATCTCAAGTAAGCAATAATTTTTCAGCTGAGCCTCGGTTAGGATCAAGTCTGGGAAGTTgaatatttttctttttttatacaGAATGTCCTCTGATAAAGCTTCCCAATTTAGTTCCAATAGTGTGAGTGGTTTGGTGACATTGCAAAAGAGTAACATGGTTACAAATAAGTCTCGAAGTTGCGAACCTGTTGCCCATAGCCTAGCTTCAGAGATGGCTTCGGTCCATTCTTTATCATCGTTCAACAAACCATGTGCAAAGCATGCATCTTTAAACGTGGGGTGTAATGCACCATCTACAGTTCGAATTTCTTCAAAAGAACGGGGACCTTTAACTATGTTCAACAACATCCGCAGGTAGTAACGTTCACCTGATGCAGGATTTGAATAGACAATACGTCCGATGCATGATCTTAGTTTTCGCCGGGTCCATATTTTTGCGTCTTTGTTCCATACATAATCTTTGGGCAATTTCGCGTAAGTTAGGGAACGCGCATGTTCATCCTGTTTGTTAAGTTCAAACCACTGGGTGAACATTGTCTCTTTAATGCTCTCTCTGTGTAGAAGGGGAGGAAGTTGTTGGGAATCGCGCAGTGTTACTGATTGTTGATTAGGCAAATGGTATGACAATTTGATAACCGATGGTCTTGAATAATGGATGTCAAACGAAAACAATCGCCAGACGGCCTCACACGGTGATAAATATCGACAATCCAAATAATTCTTAATTTCGTCAACGTCAATAACAGTTTGGACTGTTGAGTTTTCGTTGGGGAGCATGTTTTCTTGTATGACTATTGTTGCTCGATCCGGACCTTTGTTTAAGTATTTGAATAAGTACTTGATTGCGCGTGATCTATTGCACCATTCGACATTAATATGGGCGTTGTACTTGAGCAACAAATATCTGTTGTAGGGGACAACAAAACTATTATCAAGGCTAGTGTTGTTCTTGCGAAATTTGACTCCGTTGTTGCGACGCCTATAATTGGCGTACCCGTCTTCGTCAATAGTGGTTTCTGCATAATATGGCTTAGGAAAGTGTTTTGAACATTTCCTATCAATAATGCAAGGAGCATCCATATGCGTACCACCGCAAGGTCCGTGCAACATGTATTCAGTGACTGCTTTAAACCCTTCCGGATCGTGTATTTGAGAGGGTATCTCTGCTGATATGAGGTCATCGATGTCGGCTGGTGTCTTGCACTTGTATTCACGTGTCAACCATATTAACATATGTACATGAGGTAATCCGCGCTTTTGGAATTCGATAATGTAGAGGCCTGAAACAACACACGGGATTAAAGGGATTGTTAACATATATGTAATATAGGGGGGAGTGGGGGGTTGTAAAACGATAAATTATCAAAGTCAAAAAACATGGCATTATGCGCGGATGCAAATCCTTAAGTACGCGTTCATAATACCTGCCTGACACGTTCCAAATATGTGTTCTTTCATGATATCATTTGTAAGAGCATCTA is from Rutidosis leptorrhynchoides isolate AG116_Rl617_1_P2 chromosome 10, CSIRO_AGI_Rlap_v1, whole genome shotgun sequence and encodes:
- the LOC139872890 gene encoding uncharacterized protein, with amino-acid sequence MSLTSVKMAEDVWLTCLTHALSTETEEIMGLLLGDIQHSKNGSVIALIWGALPQPRSDRQKDRVETNPEQLTAASVQAEKMTVETGRTTRVIGWYHSHPHITVLPSHVDVRTQAMYQLLDAGFIGLIFSCFNEDQYKVGRVQVTAFQSLDGKQNNVLRPVPVSPINKGSIIDLESSLSTENSLSSSGSARVESLEHDTGDSKAVARASKGGPKASALKGFFANADRGGKYPTENIESSVVDIDPMDMSESMQEAMHRSTMEMSGAEYIRKEVPLHVLPTLSLLNLDSPLTSFTDLQSVLYEEERTAYHQAMLQNMRDGKVHPLSFIHHSSTYQASICKLMEYCLSPAINALQDRISENEIRLLLLANEAKILETESTRGVESSSPRNVSVHGHRGSPKDLYSPFESSKMRSISGSSSRSRKGS
- the LOC139871641 gene encoding uncharacterized protein, whose protein sequence is MASQSQRLLSYDAEDDQSQGQLRREDFESEQTENSRLINQTSDSVKTMAYGATGISTGAARGAMGLAQGAAIGAANLAQGAATAVRNTLGNNPESHNLHAPLPNAQPQKSRY